From one Plectropomus leopardus isolate mb chromosome 8, YSFRI_Pleo_2.0, whole genome shotgun sequence genomic stretch:
- the hoxc13a gene encoding homeobox protein Hox-C13a: MTTSLVLHPRWADTLMYVYEKSPNENNQNKSQTMEGLSGNCPATHCRDLMSHPALGRHSGTIATHQGSVYSDISSPDTGRQCPAPQTSSSASLSYGYPFGNPYYGCRLSHSHNVNLQQKPCSYHPAEKYAEPSTALPTEELSTRAKEFAFYPSFASSYQAVPGYLDVSVVPSISAHPEPRHDALIPMEGYQHWALSNGWDGQVYCSKEQTQSSHLWKSPFPDVVPLQPEVSSYRRGRKKRVPYTKIQLKELEKEYAASKFITKDKRRRISAATNLSERQVTIWFQNRRVKEKKFVSKSKSNHMHTT; this comes from the exons ATGACGACTTCGCTGGTTCTGCATCCACGCTGGGCGGACACCTTGATGTACGTTTATGAAAAAAGCCCGAATGAAAACAACCAgaataaaagccaaacaatGGAGGGACTGAGCGGTAATTGCCCTGCGACCCACTGCAGGGACCTGATGTCGCACCCCGCGCTGGGACGACACTCTGGCACCATAGCGACCCACCAGGGCTCCGTCTACTCGGATATTTCCTCTCCAGACACCGGCCGGCAGTGTCCCGCTCCTCAGACATCATCCAGCGCATCTTTGAGCTACGGTTATCCCTTTGGAAACCCGTATTACGGCTGTAGATTATCTCATTCGCACAACGTGAACTTGCAGCAGAAGCCCTGCTCGTACCATCCCGCAGAGAAATATGCCGAGCCCAGCACAGCGCTGCCCACGGAAGAACTGTCTACGAGGGCGAAAGAGTTTGCCTTCTACCCGAGTTTCGCTAGCTCGTATCAGGCTGTCCCTGGATATCTCGACGTGTCCGTGGTGCCCAGTATCAGTGCCCATCCCGAACCGAGGCACGACGCCTTGATCCCCATGGAGGGCTACCAGCACTGGGCTCTCTCCAATGGCTGGGATGGGCAGGTGTACTGCTCCAAAGAacaaacgcagtcatctcatcTTTGGAAATCACCTTTTCCAg ATGTTGTGCCACTGCAGCCTGAGGTCAGCAGCTACCGCCGTGGGCGTAAAAAACGTGTCCCTTACACCAAAATCCAGCTTAAGGAGCTGGAGAAAGAATATGCAGCCAGCAAGTTCATCACCAAAGACAAGAGAAGGCGCATCTCGGCCGCCACCAACCTCTCAGAGCGTCAAGTGACCATCTGGTTCCAAAACCGGCGAGTCAAGGAGAAGAAATTTGTCAGTAAATCCAAGAGCAATCACATGCACACCACTTGA
- the hoxc12a gene encoding homeobox protein Hox-C12a — translation MGEHNLLNPGFVGPLVNIHTGDTFYFPNFRASGGQLAGLPSLSYPRRDNVCSLPWNPSEPCNGYSQSYFSSPVSINPSFNRSCEISRPEEGKCYYNNGNRETCSGGSSLKREDRARDTSSLTSDHGMHSGIGSTAAFSKYDYGTEQLTQDPPSCQSMESDSSSSLLNEGSKPPSSDTQTLVSPGSHSSNIAAGGGAPWYPMHTRTRKKRKPYSKLQLAELEGEFMLNEFITRQRRRELSDRLNLSDQQVKIWFQNRRMKKKRLMLREQALAYF, via the exons ATGGGCGAGCATAATCTTCTTAATCCAGGGTTTGTGGGACCTTTGGTAAACATCCACACTGGAGACACATTTTACTTTCCGAATTTTAGAGCCTCAGGGGGACAACTGGCGGGGCTACCGTCGCTCTCCTACCCGAGAAGGGACAATGTTTGCTCCCTCCCGTGGAATCCTTCGGAGCCGTGCAATGGATACTCTCAATCCTACTTTAGCAGCCCCGTGTCTATTAACCCTTCTTTCAATCGGTCGTGTGAAATCAGCAGACCAGAAGAGggtaaatgttattataacaacGGGAACAGAGAGACCTGTTCAGGTGGCAGCAGCCTCAAGCGAGAGGATAGGGCGAGAGACACATCATCATTAACATCTGACCACGGGATGCACAGTGGAATTGGCAGCACAGCCGCCTTCTCCAAATATGATTATGGGACCGAGCAACTAACGCAAGACCCGCCATCCTGTCAGTCAATGGAGTCCGACtccagctcctctctgctcaaCGAGGGAAGCAAGCCTCCATCCAGCGACACACAGACCCTGGTGTCACCGGGAAGCCATTCAAGCAACATAGCCGCAGGCGGAg GTGCCCCGTGGTACCCGATGCACACTCGGACCAGAAAGAAGCGTAAACCGTATTCCAAACTTCAGCTGGCTGAGTTAGAAGGTGAATTCATGCTGAATGAGTTCATCACCAGGCAGCGGCGGAGGGAGCTCTCCGACCGTCTGAACCTCAGCGACCAACAAGTGAAGATCTGGTTCCAGAACCGcaggatgaagaagaagagactCATGCTGAGGGAGCAAGCCTTGGCCTACTTTTAG